In one Alphaproteobacteria bacterium genomic region, the following are encoded:
- a CDS encoding IclR family transcriptional regulator, producing the protein MTASPEPSTRRRGRPRSAAPDSEEGTVRALDRGIQLLRILAKHGSLNLTDLSLHVGMPPSTVHRLLMTLKNRQLVDFEPAPQVWKIGIEAFRIGNAFILRSNLVEAGFEVMRWLVQETGETANLGIIDDGYVVFLSQVETPHPIRAFFPPGTRGPIHASGVGKMMLAEMPPQEAEAILRRRGLAELTPKTVVVSSDMFAQLETIRRQGWSLDDEESHVGMRCIAAPIYNAFGKAVAGVSISGPAARITEATTHDLAATVKRAAATITDKLGGEPRAPVAEIR; encoded by the coding sequence ATGACAGCTTCACCGGAACCGTCGACCCGGCGCCGCGGACGGCCCCGCAGTGCCGCACCGGACAGCGAGGAAGGGACGGTTCGCGCCCTCGACCGCGGCATTCAGTTGCTGCGCATCCTGGCCAAGCACGGCAGCCTGAACCTGACGGATCTGTCGCTTCATGTCGGCATGCCGCCGTCTACCGTTCACCGCCTGCTGATGACGCTGAAGAACCGGCAGCTCGTCGATTTCGAACCCGCCCCGCAGGTCTGGAAGATCGGCATCGAGGCGTTTCGGATCGGCAATGCCTTCATCCTGCGCAGCAATCTGGTCGAAGCGGGGTTCGAGGTCATGCGCTGGCTGGTTCAGGAAACGGGGGAGACGGCCAATCTCGGCATTATCGACGATGGATATGTCGTCTTTCTGAGCCAGGTCGAGACCCCGCATCCGATCCGGGCCTTTTTTCCGCCGGGAACACGCGGGCCGATCCATGCGTCCGGCGTGGGCAAGATGATGCTGGCCGAAATGCCCCCGCAGGAGGCGGAGGCCATCCTGCGCCGTCGCGGTCTGGCCGAACTCACCCCCAAAACCGTCGTGGTATCCAGTGACATGTTTGCGCAACTGGAAACGATTCGACGCCAGGGTTGGTCTCTGGACGACGAGGAAAGCCATGTCGGGATGCGCTGCATCGCGGCGCCGATCTACAACGCTTTCGGCAAGGCCGTCGCCGGTGTCTCGATCTCCGGACCGGCGGCGCGCATCACGGAAGCCACCACCCATGACCTCGCCGCCACCGTCAAACGCGCCGCGGCGACCATCACCGACAAGCTCGGCGGCGAGCCCCGCGCCCCGGTCGCCGAAATCCGATAA